One Cupriavidus pauculus genomic window, GCCACGTCCAGCTACAGCGCCCGCATGGCGACGTACGCGGATATGGGCATCCTCGATACCTGGTATGACCACATCACGTTCGAGCGGCTGCTGAACGAGGCCACCGACCCCGACGCGCAGCGCGCGATCCGCCGTGGCATGGAGCGCGCGGCCGATCGCACGCATGCGGCATTGCTGCCCAAGCTCGGCGTGCAGGTCAACGGCCGCTGGCATATCCTCGACGCGCCGCCCGCGGTGTTCCACGTGCGCGGCAATCAGACCCTGTTCGCGGCGAGCGACGACTGGATGAGCGTGAAGGATGTGGAGGCGGTGCTCGACAAGTTCCACGCCGAGTACCTGACCACGCTCGCGCCCGACCGCCGTCAGTTGCTCGCGCATTTCACGCGGCACGACATGGCGTTCAAGGTGGTGGGCGTGGGCAGCGTGGGCACGCGCTGCCTCATCCAGCTGATGATCGATACCCACGGCAAGCCGCTGTTCCTGCAGGTCAAGGAGGCGGGGCAGTCGGTCGTGGCGCGGTATTTCAAGGCCCGGCGCGCGGCCGCGGGGAAGCGCGGCGCAGGGCGGTCGGTCCGGCCGGCGGCGGCACCCGTGCACGAGGGCCGGCGCGTGGTCGAAGGGCAGCGCCTGATGCAGGCCGCGAGCGATCTGTTCCTGGGCTGGGCCAAGGGGCCCTTCGGCCGGTGTTTCTATCTGCGCCAGCTGCGCGACATGAAACTGTCGCCGCAGCTCGAACTCATGGACGCCAACCTGCTGGGCCGTTACGCGTCCACCTGCGGGTGGGTGCTCGCCCGCGCGCATGCGAAGGCCGGCGGGCAGGCGGCGGAGATCAGCGGCTACCTGGGCAGCGGCGATCGCATGGCCGAGGCGCTGGTGGAGTATGCGAACGCGTACGCGGATCAGGTCGAGCGCGACTATGCGCGCTTTGTGGAAGCGTGCCGCAAGGGCGATCTGCCCGCGCGCACCGACGAGGATATGGCCGCCGAGTTTAGGGTCTAGCAGGGTGTAGCAGGGATTAGCAGGGATTAGCAGGGACTAGCAGGGTTTGATCACAGAGGGACGACAGGAGCTTGCCGATGACCGAGGAAATGCTGCTGCAACTGATGGCCGAAGTCGAGAAGGAGGACCCGATCGACTATGCGGACCTGCCATTCGACGACGCCGGATTGCGCGAGATCGCCTGCCGCCTGATCGCGGCCCGCTCGCAGGAAATCGAGGCGTCCGGCATGTCCGTGGACGCGCTGCTGGCCACGCTGTGGGCATCCACCGCCAAGCTCGTGCTGGAGAACATCGTGCTCAACGCGCGCCTGCTGACGTTGCAGGGGGCCCCCGAGGACGCGCGTGCGCTGATCGACCGGATTGCCCGCCAGTCGCGCGACACACCGCCCGGATCGGAAGATTCTTGATCGGAATCAAAGGTGCCGGCTCGTGCACACAGTGCGGCGCCGTCATCATTTCGCTAAAATACCGATCTTTCGCCGGGGACGCCTTGTCAGGCCGCGTCTCGCGGTGCCTGACTGGAGGATTCTCGGGTGATCAAGTGGCTAATCGTCGCCGTCTATGCCGGCGCTATTCTGTACGTGCATTTGCGCGGCAAGGTGAGGCTGCCGTTCATGCGTCAGTTGCTGGACCACTCCGCCCTGGTCGCGCCGGTCAACTGCTTCATGTACATGTTCTCGGGCGTCCCGACCACGCCGTATATCCCGACCGAGCGTTTTCCCGATCTCGAGAAGCTGCGCGCCGCCTGGCCGCAGATTCGCGACGAGGGGCTGGCGCTGATCGCGATGCGCAAGATCAAGGCCGCGGACAAGAACGACGACGCCGGCTTCAACTCGTTCTTCAAGTACGGCTGGAAGCGCTTCTACCTCAAGTGGTACGAAGCGCAGCATCCGTCCGCGGAAACGCTGTGCCCCAAGACCGTGGCGCTGCTGCGCGAACTGCCGACCGTGAAGGCGGCGATGTTCGCGGAGCTGCCGCCTGGCGGCAAGCTCAACCCGCACCGCGACCCGTTCGCGGGCTCGCTGCGTTACCACCTGGGGCTGTCCACGCCGAACGACGACCGCTGCTTCATCGAAGTCGATGGCGAGCGCCATAGCTGGCGCGACGGGCATGGCGTGGTGTTCGACGAGACCTATCTGCACTGGGCCGAGAACAAGAGCGAGACCGACCGGCTGATCCTGTTCTGCGATATCGAGCGCCCGATGCGCTATCGCTGGGCCGCGGCGTTCAACCACTGGATGGGCCGCAAGGTCATGACGGCCGCCAGTTCGCCGAACGACGAGGCCGACCAGACCGGCGCGATCAACAAGCTGTTCCGCTTCGTGTGGCTCGGCGGCCAGCATCGCCGCCGCTTCAAGGCGTGGAACCGGCCCCTCTATTACGTGACCAAGTTCGGCCTGATCATCGGCGGCGTCGCACTGATCGTCTTCGTCTGATCGCTTCTCCGCCAGACTTCACTCGTCGCCGGACTGGCGGCGTTCGTTGCCCATCTTGGCGTAGTGCGCGCGCTTGGCCTCGTACATGCGCGCGTCGGCGATCTTGCAGGTGTCCGTCAGGCGCTCGCCCTGCGCGCAGGTCGCGGCGCCGATCGAGAACGACAGCCGCACGCCCGGGTAGAAGCTGTTGTTCAGTTCCACGACCTGTTCGATCTGCTCGACGACCGTCGAGGCGCCGCGCTCGTCGCGGCCGGGCAGCAGCACCATGAATTCGTCGCCGCCCGTCCGGGCCACGCACGCCTGTTCCCCCACCGCCTTCTTCAGGACCTCGCCCGTACGGCGCAGCAGCGCATCGCCGTCGCTGTGGCCGAACTGGTCGTTCACGACCTTGAGCCCGTTGAGGTCCACCGCGATGACGCTGACCGGCCACGGTCCCTTGCGGCCGAGGCGCGCGAGTTCGTCCTCGTAGTACGCGCGGTTGAACAGCTTGGTCAGCACGTCGTGCTTGCCGAGGAATTCGACGTAGGCCTCGGCCTTCTTGCGCGCGGTGATATCGGTCAGCGATACGAGTACCTGGTCCCAGTCCGCCTCGCGGCCCGGAAACACCGACCATTGCATGAACACGTCGACGGCGCGGCCATCGAGCGCGTAGTTGATGACCTCGCGCTGCTGCCACAGCTTCTCGTGCCACAGGTCGACGAGCTGCTCCGCGAAGTGGATGCGCATGTCGTCGCGGAACACGTCGCCGAGCCGGGAGAGCAGGATGTCCTTGGTCGGCGCGCTGAACATCGACAGTGTCTGCTGGTTGACGTCGAGCACGCGGATTTCCTGCATGCAGCGCGTGACGAAGTCCGGATGCACGTTCAGGAATGTGCGGAAGTCGGTGATGCCCGCCGCGCGCACTTCGTCGAGCAGCATCTTCACCGCGCTGAAGTCTTCCACCCACAGCGAGACCGGCGAATGTTCGAACAGCCCCACCGCATACTGCTGGCTCCGGCGCAGGTCGCGTTCCGTGCGGACGCGCGCGGTAATATCCTCGACCGACAGCAGCACGCGCGACCAGTCCGATTCGTGCCCGGGCATGACGCTGGCTTCGAGCCGGATGTCGAGCCGCTCGCCGTCGAGCGTGTAGTTCACGGTCTGGCTCGAGAAATGATTGCCGCCGTCCCAGAGCTGGCCCAGTTCCTCGACATGCTGGTCGAACATGTCGTCACGGAACACCGCATCGAGGTTGGCCACGAGATCGCCAAAGTCCGCCGCGCGGAAGAGGGTGAGCGTGCGGCGGTTGACCGAGACGACACGGATGAGCGCGGAGCAGCGCGCCACTTCCGCGGGGTTCGCGCGCAGGTAGGCGCGCAGATCGGTCACCCCTTCGGCGCGCAACTGCTCGAAGGCCTCGCGCACGGCGCTGAAATCCTCGAGCCAGAGCGATACCGGCGCCAGCTGGAACAGCGTCTCGTAGTCGTTATCGATCGTGGCGTTGATGGTGTCTTCGAGCGGCGTGGCAGCGCGTTCGCTATGCAAATCTCTTCTCCCGGAATCCGCTGGGGCGGCCTGTCTGTACTAGCGCATTAGGATAGGCGAGCGCGCCCGGATTGGGGGAGAAAACTTGCAGGTCGATGCCTGCTTCCAACACTTCGCGGCCGGAATCCGCTCAGCGCGCGCCCTGCAGGACGATGGTGGCGAGCGTATCGAGCGCGCGTTCGATCTCGTCCGACCGCGGCGCCCCGCAATTGACGCGCAGATAGCGGTCGTAGCGCGTGGAATTGGAGAACATCGCTCCCGGCAGCACGCGAATGCCCTGCTGCAGCGCGCGGTCAGCGATGCGCGAGCCCGACAGGTCTTCCGGCAGCGCGATCCACAGGTGCATGCCGCCGCGCGGCAGCGTCAGCCGCGTGCCTTCGGGGAACGTGCGCGCGATCCTGCCGGCCACCCATTCCCGCTGCGCGCGCAATTGCACGCGCAGGCGGCGCAGATGGCGTTCGAGGCCGCCGTCGTGCATGAAGTCCGCGGCAATGATCTGCGGCAGCGCCGCGTTGGGCCGGGTGATGCCGATCTTGATCATCTCCACGCGCGCCTGCCACTTGCCCGCGGCCATCCAGCCCAGCCGCAGGCCCGGCGCGAGGACCTTGTTGAGCGACGCGCAATAGATCACGTTGCCGGTCGTATCCCACGCCTTGGCGGCCGCGAGCGGCACGTCGTCATCGACGGTGCCCGAGAAGCAGTCGTCCTCGATCAGCGCGAGGCCGCGCCCTTCGCACCAGGCGACCAGCCGCGCCTTGTTCGCGTCCGGCATGATGCAGCCGAGCGGATTCTGCAGGTTCGGCACCACCACCACGGCCTTGATGTCCGCATGCGTTTGCGCCGCGAGTTCGAGCGCCTCCAGCGAGATGCCGGTCTGCGGGCTGCAGGGTACCTCCACCGCGCGCAGGCCGAGGCTTTCCAGCGTCTGCAGCAGGCCGTAGTACGTGGGCGACTCCACCGCGACGGCATCGCCGGGCGACGTGACCGCGCGCAGGGCAAGGTGCAGCGCCTCGGTGCAGCCGTAGGTGATGGCGATATCCTCGGGCGCCACGCGAATGCGCGCGCGCATCGCATGACGGGCCACGGCCACGCGGAAGGGCGCGTGGCCATCGGCCTGCACGACATGGCCGTACAGGTCGGGATGGCGGCGCAGCGCGCGCGTGGCGGCCGTGCGCAGCGCGTCGTTCGGATATAGCGCGGGCGCGCAGAACGCGCCGCCGAAATCGACGCGGATCTCGTGGCGCTGCCAGCTGGCCATGATCGACGAGATGCGCGCATGGATGCCCGCGAACTGCCCCGCGAGCTGATCGGCATCGGGCAGCGAGAGGTCGGGCTCCGCCAGCGGCCGCAATGCGGGACGCATGGGCGCGCAGACGAAATAGCCCGAGCGCGGCCGGGCCTCCAGCAGCCCCGCGGCTTCGAGCTCGCGGCATGCCTGCAGCGCCGTGGAGAGGCTCACGTCGTGCAGGCCCATCAGCGTGCGCACGGACGGCATGCGGTCGCCGGGCGCGAGCGTGCCGGCGTGAATGGCCTGGCGGTAGCGGGTGGCGAGTTGCTGATAGAGCGGGGCGGTCATGCTGGTGATGATCGGTGAACGCGGGCGACAGGAACAGATACAGACGCGGGGGCTCTGTATCGTAACAGAGCAGATTTTTCTTATCTGTTCCGATTCAGGACACCAATCCTTGTGTCTGTCTCGGCCGGTGGCGGGCCGATACGCTGGAGTCCATGCCATCCCCACCGGAGCACGCCATGGACAGGCCACCGCGACTGACAACCCAACATATCGATCTCGCACCGGGGCAGGTGCTGCGTACGCACCTTCCGCGCGGCGCGGTGCTGCATGTGGCCTTGGGCCGCGTGACGCTGACGGGCGCGCCCGAATGGCTGGCGGAAACCGTGGTGCGGCCCTTCATGACCCTGGGCGGGGGCGCGACCGAGGTGGCCGGACACGGCGGCTGGGTCACGATCGCCGCGGCCGGTCCGGCTTCGCTGCGATTGATTCTGCCGGCGCCGCATCGATGGTGGCACTGGCTGATAAAATCGCGGCCTGGCCGTTCTGGACTCCTGCCGGGTAACACCTGGCCACCAGACACACAGGCCGACGTTTCATCAGGTCCCCATGCTACGACTCAGCGAAGTAAAACTCCCGCTCGACCATGACGAGGGTGCGATCGAGGCCGCCGTGCGCGCGGCTCTTGCGCAGATCGGCGTCAAGAATGACGGTCTTGTCGGGTTCACGGTCTTCCGGCGCGCGCACGATGCGCGCAAGCGTTCCGACATCAAGCTCACCTACATCATCGATATCGAGGTGAAGGACGAGGCGGCGGCCATCCGCCGCATGGCGGGCAAGCCGAACTGGAGCATCACGCCGGACATGACCTACCGCTTCGTGGCGCAGGCGCCCGCGGGCGGGCCGGAGAAGCGTCCCGTGGTGATCGGGCTCGGGCCGTGCGGCCTGCTGGCCGGGCTGATTCTCGCGCAGATGGGGTTCCGTCCCATCATCCTCGAACGCGGCAAGGAAGTGCGCGAGCGCACGAAGGACACGTTCGGGCTGTGGCGCAAGAGCGTGCTGAATCCGGAGTCGAACGTGCAGTTCGGCGAAGGCGGCGCGGGCACGTTCTCCGACGGCAAGCTGTACAGCCAGATCAAGGATCCGAAGCATTACGGCCGCAAGGTGCTCGAGGAGTTCGTGCGCGCGGGCGCGCCGGACGACATCCTCTTCAAGGCACGGCCCCATATCGGCACGTTCCGCCTCGTGAGCATGGTCGAGAAGATGCGCGCGGAGATGCTGTCGCTGGGCGCGGAGATCCGCTTCGAGACGCGCGTCGATGATTTCGACATCGACAAGGGACAACTGCGCGGCCTCAAGCTGTCGACCGGCGACTATCTGCCGTGCGAGCACGTGGTACTCGCGGTGGGCCATAGCGCGCGCGACACGTTCGAGGTGCTGCACGAACGCGGCGTGTTCATGGAGGCCAAGCCGTTCTCGCTGGGCTTCCGCATCGAGCATCCGCAGGGCATGATCAACCGCAGCCGCTTCGGCAAGTTCGCGGGCAACAAGCTGCTTGGCGCGGCCGACTACAAGGTCGTGCATCACTGCAGCAATGGCCGCGCGGTCTACAGCTTCTGCATGTGCCCGGGCGGCACCGTGGTGGCCGCGGCATCGGAGCCTGGGCGCCTCGTGACCAACGGCATGAGCCAGTATTACCGTGCCGAGCGCAACGCCAACGCGGGCATCGTGGTGGGCATCACGCCCGAGCGCGATTACCCGGGCGGCCCGCTCGCGGGTATCGCGTTCCAGCGCAAGTGGGAAGAGCGCGCATTCGAGCTCGGCGGCAGCGACTATCGCGCGCCGGGGCAGCTCGTGGGCGACTTCCTCGCGCGGCGTCCCTCGACATCGCTCGGTTCGGTGGAGCCGTCGTACAAGCCCGGCGTGACGCCGACCGACCTCAGCACGGCGCTGCCGGACTACGTGATCGACGCGATTCGCGAAGCGTTGCCCGAGATCGACAAGAAGGTGGCCGGCTTTGCGATGCACGACGCGGTGCTGACCGGCGTGGAGACGCGCACATCGTCGCCGCTGCGCATCGAGCGCGACGACAGCTACCAGAGCGTCAACGTCAAGGGCCTGTATCCGGCCGGCGAAGGCGCCGGGTATGCGGGCGGCATCTATTCCGCGGCGATCGATGGCATCGAGGTCGCGGAAGCGGTGGCGCTGGCCATCACCCACGGCGCATAAGTGCGGCCGCTATCGCTTCAGATAGTCGGCGGCACCCATGCCCGCCACGCGCCCGCTGCCGAAGCACGCGGTCAGCAGATAGCCGCCGGTCGGCGCTTCCCAGTCGAGCATTTCCCCCGCGCAGAACACGCCCGGCAGGGCGTTCAGCATCAGGCGATCGTCCATCGCCTCGAAGCGGACGCCGCCGGCCGAGCTGATGACCTCGTCGATCGGCCGCGCGCGCTCGAGCCGCAGCGGCAGCGCCTTGATCGCGGCCGCCAGCGCGACGGGATCGTGCATGGCCTCTTTCGACAGCACTTCGCGCAGCAGGCCGGCCTTGACGCCGGCAATGCCGAGGCGGCTCTGCAGATGGCTGGAAACCGAACGCGAGCCGCGCGGCCGGCCGATCTCGCGCGCCACGTCTTCCGCGGCGCGGCCCGGTGCGAGGTCCAGCGTGATCGTGGCATGGCCGTCGGCCTCGATGCGATCGCGGATCGGCGCGGACAGCGCGTACACGAGGCTGCCCTCGATGCCGGACTCGCTGATCACGAACTCGCCGAGACGATGCCAGGGGGTGCCGTCGAGGGCGGTCACCGACATCGCCACGGACTTCACCGGTTCGCCCGCGTTGCGCGCGCGAAAGACATCGCTCCACGCAATCTCGAAGCCGCAGTTCGCGGGGCGCAGCGGGGCGATATCGACGCCGCGCGCGGCGAGCATCGGTATCCACGCGCCATCGGAACCCAGTCGCGCCCAGCTGCCACCACCGAGCGCGAGCACCACGGCGCGCGCATGGACGGTCGCCTCGCCATCCTTCGTGGCAAAGCGCAGCGCGTGCCTGCCATCGGCCAGTCCGTCGCGGGCGGAATCGAATCCGAGCCATCGGTGCCGCATGTGAAAGCGCACGCCGCGCTCGCGCAGCCGGTGCAGCCACGCGCGCAACAGCGGCGCGGCCTTCATGTCGGTGGGAAACACGCGGCCCGAACTGCCGACGAACGTGTCGATGCCGAGCGCATGCACCCAGTCGCGCAACGCCTGTGCGCCAAAGGCTTCGAGCCACGGCGCGATGTCCGGCGCGCGGCTGCCGTAGCGGCCCAGGAATGCATCGGCCGCTTCCGCGTGCGTGAGGTTCATGCCGCCCTTGCCGGCCATCAGGAACTTGCGGCCCACCGAGGGCATGGCGTCGTACACGTCCACACGCAGCCCGTTTGCCGCAAGCATCTCGGCGGCCATGAGGCCGGCCGGACCGCCGCCGATCACGATGGCATCGCGGCGATCGTCGTCGGCATGGGGGGCGTGGGGAGCGGCAGCGGACATGTGGGAGGAGGGTGGCGTGAGCGGTGGGGATGCGCGGCGGGTGGGGCGGGCCGATTATAAGCGTTGGTCCGCATTGTCGGCAGTAGAATGGCGTTTTGCCGCGCCGTGCCACCATGTTCCCAGAATCTTCCACGCCCACCGACGAACGCGTCGTCGCCGACACGCGCCACTGGCTCTCGCGTGCCGTGATCGGCCTGAACCTGTGCCCGTTCGCCAAGAGCGTGTACGTGAAGGAGCAGGTGCGCTACGTCGTGAGCCGCGCCACGGAAGAGGGCGCGCTGATCGACGACCTCGAGCGCGAACTGCGCTGGCTTGCGGAGGCCGATCCGGCGCAGACCGACACGACGCTGCTGATCCTGCCCGATGTGCTGCAGGACTTCCTCGCCTACAACGACTTTCTCTATCTGGCCGACAGTCTGCTGCAGAGCCTGCGGCTCGATGGCGTGCTGCAGATCGCCAGCTTCCATCCGCGTTACCAGTTCGAGGGTACCGGCCCCGACGATATCGAGAACTTCACGAACCGTTCCCCGTGGCCGATCCTGCATCTGCTGCGCGAGGACAGCATCGAGCGCGCTGTCGACGCGTTTCCCGATGCGGCCGATATCTACGAGCGCAACGAGGCCACGATGCGGAAACTCGGCCCCGAAGGCTGGCGCCAATGGATGGACGGCGACGCTCAGGCCTGAGCCGTCGTAAAGAAGCGCTCGCGCATCTCCTGCAGGCCGAGCGTGGCCAGCACGTCGTCTAGCCGCTCGGCCGGGCGGCGGCGCGGCAGGTCCTTGAACTGCGCGACGATCAGTTCGTTCTTCATCGAGTGTTCCCAGCCCACGAGTTCGGTCACGCTGACCTGATATCCGTGCGCTTCCAGCTGCAGGCAGCGCAGCACGTTGGTCACCTGGCTGCCGAACTCGCGCGTGTGAATCGGATGCCGCCAGATTTCCGTCAGCGGATTGCCGGCCAGCTGCACGCCCTTGTTCTTGCGCAGCACCGCGGCCACCTCGGCCTGGCAGCACGGCACCAGCACGATATGGCGCGCCTGCTTGGCGAGCGCGAAGCGGATGGCATCGTCGGTGGCCGTGTTGCACGCATGGAGGGCCGTGACCACGTCGATGGTCTCCGGCAGCGCGGGCGAGGTGATGGAGTCCGCGACGGACAGGTTCAGGAACGACATGCCCCCGAAGCCGAGCCGACCGGCCAGTTCGCGCGATGTGGCGACCAGTTCCTCGCGTGTCTCGATGCCGAAGATATGGGAATCGTCCTCGAGCGCCTTGAAGAACAGGTCGTAGAGGATAAAGCCCAGGTACGACTTGCCCGCGCCATGATCGACGAGCGAGACGCGGCCCTTCGCTGCTTTCACGTCCGCCAGCAGCGGCTCGATGAACTGGAACAGGTGATAGACCTGCTTGAGCTTGCGGCGGCTGTCCTGATTCATCTTGCCGTCGCGCGTGAGGATGTGCAGCGCCTTCAGCAGCTCGATGGACTGGCCGGGACGGATATCGTTGGGATCCGACGGCGCCGTGGCGGGCGTGGCGGACTTTCCGGACTTGCCGGATCTGGCGGGCTTTGGGGAGTTGGCTGGCATGGCGAGGCGGGAATACAAGGCGACAGTTTACCGAAGTCCTGCCGCGCAGGCGCTGCCCGGCAAAAATATGAAGTACTAGGCGCTTTAGTGCCTTTTATGTGATTCCCCACTTTTGTGGGCTCAAGTTCACCCAGAACCGTCCGTCAACCAAAGATCGACGACAACTATTAGCAGGACGACCAAGGT contains:
- a CDS encoding DUF2252 domain-containing protein → MAIVAGSDARRARGKALRQHAPRSLHAAIGHVDRDPIRLLEISSAGRVDRLIPLRYGRMLESPFAFFRGSAIVQAHDLAGTPYSGIVQQICGDCHVANFGGFATPERALLLDVNDFDETAEGPWEWDLKRLVASFVVAARHLRHSRATADTLVRQATSSYSARMATYADMGILDTWYDHITFERLLNEATDPDAQRAIRRGMERAADRTHAALLPKLGVQVNGRWHILDAPPAVFHVRGNQTLFAASDDWMSVKDVEAVLDKFHAEYLTTLAPDRRQLLAHFTRHDMAFKVVGVGSVGTRCLIQLMIDTHGKPLFLQVKEAGQSVVARYFKARRAAAGKRGAGRSVRPAAAPVHEGRRVVEGQRLMQAASDLFLGWAKGPFGRCFYLRQLRDMKLSPQLELMDANLLGRYASTCGWVLARAHAKAGGQAAEISGYLGSGDRMAEALVEYANAYADQVERDYARFVEACRKGDLPARTDEDMAAEFRV
- the lpxO gene encoding lipid A hydroxylase LpxO is translated as MIKWLIVAVYAGAILYVHLRGKVRLPFMRQLLDHSALVAPVNCFMYMFSGVPTTPYIPTERFPDLEKLRAAWPQIRDEGLALIAMRKIKAADKNDDAGFNSFFKYGWKRFYLKWYEAQHPSAETLCPKTVALLRELPTVKAAMFAELPPGGKLNPHRDPFAGSLRYHLGLSTPNDDRCFIEVDGERHSWRDGHGVVFDETYLHWAENKSETDRLILFCDIERPMRYRWAAAFNHWMGRKVMTAASSPNDEADQTGAINKLFRFVWLGGQHRRRFKAWNRPLYYVTKFGLIIGGVALIVFV
- a CDS encoding GGDEF domain-containing protein; amino-acid sequence: MHSERAATPLEDTINATIDNDYETLFQLAPVSLWLEDFSAVREAFEQLRAEGVTDLRAYLRANPAEVARCSALIRVVSVNRRTLTLFRAADFGDLVANLDAVFRDDMFDQHVEELGQLWDGGNHFSSQTVNYTLDGERLDIRLEASVMPGHESDWSRVLLSVEDITARVRTERDLRRSQQYAVGLFEHSPVSLWVEDFSAVKMLLDEVRAAGITDFRTFLNVHPDFVTRCMQEIRVLDVNQQTLSMFSAPTKDILLSRLGDVFRDDMRIHFAEQLVDLWHEKLWQQREVINYALDGRAVDVFMQWSVFPGREADWDQVLVSLTDITARKKAEAYVEFLGKHDVLTKLFNRAYYEDELARLGRKGPWPVSVIAVDLNGLKVVNDQFGHSDGDALLRRTGEVLKKAVGEQACVARTGGDEFMVLLPGRDERGASTVVEQIEQVVELNNSFYPGVRLSFSIGAATCAQGERLTDTCKIADARMYEAKRAHYAKMGNERRQSGDE
- a CDS encoding PLP-dependent aminotransferase family protein — its product is MTAPLYQQLATRYRQAIHAGTLAPGDRMPSVRTLMGLHDVSLSTALQACRELEAAGLLEARPRSGYFVCAPMRPALRPLAEPDLSLPDADQLAGQFAGIHARISSIMASWQRHEIRVDFGGAFCAPALYPNDALRTAATRALRRHPDLYGHVVQADGHAPFRVAVARHAMRARIRVAPEDIAITYGCTEALHLALRAVTSPGDAVAVESPTYYGLLQTLESLGLRAVEVPCSPQTGISLEALELAAQTHADIKAVVVVPNLQNPLGCIMPDANKARLVAWCEGRGLALIEDDCFSGTVDDDVPLAAAKAWDTTGNVIYCASLNKVLAPGLRLGWMAAGKWQARVEMIKIGITRPNAALPQIIAADFMHDGGLERHLRRLRVQLRAQREWVAGRIARTFPEGTRLTLPRGGMHLWIALPEDLSGSRIADRALQQGIRVLPGAMFSNSTRYDRYLRVNCGAPRSDEIERALDTLATIVLQGAR
- a CDS encoding NAD(P)/FAD-dependent oxidoreductase, producing the protein MLRLSEVKLPLDHDEGAIEAAVRAALAQIGVKNDGLVGFTVFRRAHDARKRSDIKLTYIIDIEVKDEAAAIRRMAGKPNWSITPDMTYRFVAQAPAGGPEKRPVVIGLGPCGLLAGLILAQMGFRPIILERGKEVRERTKDTFGLWRKSVLNPESNVQFGEGGAGTFSDGKLYSQIKDPKHYGRKVLEEFVRAGAPDDILFKARPHIGTFRLVSMVEKMRAEMLSLGAEIRFETRVDDFDIDKGQLRGLKLSTGDYLPCEHVVLAVGHSARDTFEVLHERGVFMEAKPFSLGFRIEHPQGMINRSRFGKFAGNKLLGAADYKVVHHCSNGRAVYSFCMCPGGTVVAAASEPGRLVTNGMSQYYRAERNANAGIVVGITPERDYPGGPLAGIAFQRKWEERAFELGGSDYRAPGQLVGDFLARRPSTSLGSVEPSYKPGVTPTDLSTALPDYVIDAIREALPEIDKKVAGFAMHDAVLTGVETRTSSPLRIERDDSYQSVNVKGLYPAGEGAGYAGGIYSAAIDGIEVAEAVALAITHGA
- a CDS encoding TIGR03862 family flavoprotein; translation: MSAAAPHAPHADDDRRDAIVIGGGPAGLMAAEMLAANGLRVDVYDAMPSVGRKFLMAGKGGMNLTHAEAADAFLGRYGSRAPDIAPWLEAFGAQALRDWVHALGIDTFVGSSGRVFPTDMKAAPLLRAWLHRLRERGVRFHMRHRWLGFDSARDGLADGRHALRFATKDGEATVHARAVVLALGGGSWARLGSDGAWIPMLAARGVDIAPLRPANCGFEIAWSDVFRARNAGEPVKSVAMSVTALDGTPWHRLGEFVISESGIEGSLVYALSAPIRDRIEADGHATITLDLAPGRAAEDVAREIGRPRGSRSVSSHLQSRLGIAGVKAGLLREVLSKEAMHDPVALAAAIKALPLRLERARPIDEVISSAGGVRFEAMDDRLMLNALPGVFCAGEMLDWEAPTGGYLLTACFGSGRVAGMGAADYLKR
- a CDS encoding DUF1415 domain-containing protein; protein product: MFPESSTPTDERVVADTRHWLSRAVIGLNLCPFAKSVYVKEQVRYVVSRATEEGALIDDLERELRWLAEADPAQTDTTLLILPDVLQDFLAYNDFLYLADSLLQSLRLDGVLQIASFHPRYQFEGTGPDDIENFTNRSPWPILHLLREDSIERAVDAFPDAADIYERNEATMRKLGPEGWRQWMDGDAQA
- a CDS encoding class I SAM-dependent methyltransferase — translated: MPANSPKPARSGKSGKSATPATAPSDPNDIRPGQSIELLKALHILTRDGKMNQDSRRKLKQVYHLFQFIEPLLADVKAAKGRVSLVDHGAGKSYLGFILYDLFFKALEDDSHIFGIETREELVATSRELAGRLGFGGMSFLNLSVADSITSPALPETIDVVTALHACNTATDDAIRFALAKQARHIVLVPCCQAEVAAVLRKNKGVQLAGNPLTEIWRHPIHTREFGSQVTNVLRCLQLEAHGYQVSVTELVGWEHSMKNELIVAQFKDLPRRRPAERLDDVLATLGLQEMRERFFTTAQA